In Embleya scabrispora, the DNA window CCAGCCGTCCAGGATCGCGCCGCAGTCGATCGAGATGATGTCCCCGTCCCGCAGCGGAGTCTCGTCGGGGATCCCGTGCACCACCACGTCGTTGACCGACGCGCAGATCGACGCCGGGAAGCCGTGGTAGCCCTTGAACGAGGGAATCGCCCCGGCGCCGCGGATCGACCGCTCGGCGATCGTGTCCAGATCGGCGGTGGTCACCCCGGGCACCGCCGCCTCGCGCAGCAGGGCCAGTGTGTTCGCCACCACCGCGCCGGCACGACGCATCTTCTCGATCTGCTCGGGCGTCTTGCGTTCGATCCGCATGTGCCGCTTCCTGAACACCGGCATGGCCGTCCTCACCTGTCATCCACTGAAAGCACGATGGGCGATCCGGGGTTTCCCCGGATCGCCCATGTGTGATGTCTGTCGCGGCCGGCGCCGATCAGGCGCCGAACTCCCGAAGTGCGGTCATCGCGCGCTCGGTGACCTCCTTGACCGGACCCGTGGCCTGGATCGGCAGCAGGAGGTTGCGCTCCGAGTAGTAGCCGACCAGGGGTTCGGTCTGCTCCTTGTAGACGTCCAGACGGTGCCGGACGGTCTCCTCCCGGTCGTCGTCGCGCTGGTACAGCTCGCTGCCGCACTCGTCGCAGATCCCGGCCACCTTCGGCGCGTCGGTCAGGATGTGGCAGACGTGCCCGTTGGCCCGGCACTGCCGACGGCCCGAGATGCGCTGGATGATCTCCGAGTCGTCGACCTTGAGTTCGAGCACCACGTCCAACTCGGTGTCGTTCTCGGCCAGGATCTCGTCGAGCACCTTGGCCTGCGCCGTGTTGCGCGGGAACCCGTCGAGGAGGAAACCTCCGGCCACGTCCGGCTGCGCCAGGCGCTCCCGGACCATGCCTATGGTCACTTCGTCGGGTACGAGGTTGCCCGCGTCCATGTAGGTCTTCGCCTCGCGGCCGAGCGGAGTGCCCTGGCTCACGTTGGCGCGGAAGATGTCACCTGTCGAGACTGCGGGAATCGACAGGTTGGCGGCGATGTACTGGGCCTGGGTTCCCTTACCCGCGCCGGGAGGCCCCACGAGAACGATACGCATTTAGCGGAGGAAGCCTTCGTAGTTGCGCTGCTGGAGCTGACTCTCGATCTGCTTCACGGTTTCCAGACCCACTCCCACGATGATCAGGATGCTCGTGCCGCCGAACGGGAAGTTCTGGTTGGCGTTGAAGAGCACGAGCGCGATGCTGGGTACCAGCGCGATCATGCCCAGGTACAACGATCCGGGCCACGTGATCCTGGTGAGGATGTAGTTCAGGTATTCCGCGGTCGGTCTGCCGGCGCGGATCCCCGGAATGAAGCCACCATACTTCTTCATGTTGTCGGCTACTTCTTCGGGGTTGAACGTGATGGCCACGTAGAAGAACGCGAAGAAGACGATCAGCAGGAAGTACGTGATCATGTACAGCGGGTGGTCGCCCTTGACGAAGTGTCGTTCGATCCACACCGCCCAGTCCGACTTGCCACCGCTGAACTGCGCGATCAGAGCCGGAATGTAGAGCAGCGACGAGGCGAAGATGACGGGGATGATGCCCGCCTGGTTCACCTTGAGCGGGATGTAGGTCGAGGTCCCGCCGTAGGCGCGACGCCCGATCATGCGCTTGGCGTACTGCACCGGGATCCGGCGCTGCGCCTGTTCCACGAAGACCACCAGGCCGACCATCACGAGGCCGATGGCGATGACGGTGAAGAACGGGATCCAACCGTCGCCGATGGTGCCCTGCTCCTTGATCGTCCACAGCGCGGCCGGGAAGCCGGCGGCGACCGAGACGAACATCAGGATCGACATGCCGTTGCCGATGCCGCGGTCGGTGATCAGCTCACCGAGCCACATGATCGTCGAGGTGCCGGCCGTCATCACGACGACCATCACGATCACCCGGAAGAGCGAGTCGTCCGGAACGATGCCCTGCGGATCGCAGGTGGCGCTGCGGGCGCTGGAGAACAGCGCGCCGCTGCGGGCGGTGGCGATCAGCGCGGTCGCCTGGAGCACGGACAGCGCGATGGTGAGGTAGCGGGTGTACTGCGTGATCTTCGCCGTGCCGGCCTGGCCCTCCTTCTTGAGGGCCTCCAGCCGCGGGATCACGACGGTGAGCAGCTGGAGGATGATGCTCGCCGTGATGTACGGCATGATCCCCAGCGCGAAGATCGTGAGTTGCAGCAGCGCGCCACCGCTGAACATATTCACGAGCCCGAACAGGCTGTTCTTGTTGGAGTCCTCTACGCAAGAGCGCACCATCTCGAACGAGACGCCGGGTACCGGGATGTGCGACCCGATCCGGAAGAGGACGATGATCGCCAACGTGAACAGCAGCTTCTTGCGCAGGTCGGGCGTGCGGAACGCCCTGGCGAACGCGGTGAGCACACTGCCTCCTGCGCCCCGCCCGTCTCAGGGGCGAGTCGATCGAGTCGTCGGTCCGGGAAGAGGACCACTGGTCAGGTCCCTCACAGGACCTCACGGACAATAACAGCGCCGACGGCCCGGAAGTATCGCCCGGGCCCGACGTTCCTGCGTCATGACACAACACAAGTGAAATACGGAGCAAGTCATGTGAGGGGGTGGCGCAATGAACCCACCCCCACGGCACAGCAAACCACAGGGGCGCCACCACCTTACCGGCGTGACGCCCCTGCGCTATAGCCTCCAACGACGTCAAGGCCCGTTCGGTACCGATCCGAACGGGCCATGACGGTCATTCCTTGTCCGCGAGGGGTCAGACCGACAGTTCGTCGGCCGAACCGCCCGCGGCGGCGATCTTGGTCTTGGCGGAGCCGGAGAAGGCGTGGGCCTTCACCTGGACGGCCACCGAGATCTCGCCGGTGCCCAGGACCTTGACGGGCAGGTTCTTGCGAACCGCGCCCTTCTCGATCAGACCCTCGACGGTGACCTCGCCACCGTTGGGGTACAGGGACTCGATCTTGTCCAGGTTCACGACCTGGAACTCGACCCGGAACGGGTTCTTGAAGCCCTTGAGCTTGGGCAGCCGCATGTGCAGCGGCATCTGCCCACCCTCGAAGCGGGCCGGCACCTGGTAACGAGCCTTGGTGCCCTTGGTACCACGACCGGCGGTCTTGCCCTTGGAGCCCTCACCACGACCCACGCGGGTCTTGGCGGTCTTGGCGCCCGGGGCGGGCCGCAGGTGGTGCACCTTCAGCGGGTTGTCAGCACCCATGTCAGTCGACCTCCTCGACGGTGACGAGGTGCGACACCGTCGCGATCATGCCGCGGATCTCCGGGCGGTCCTCCTTGACGACCACGTCGTGGACGCGCTTGAGACCGAGCGAACGGAGAGTGTCCCGCTGGTTCTGCCTGCCACCGATCTTGGATCGGGTCTGCGTGACCTTGAGACGTGCCATTACGCACCAACCCCCGCGCGGGCCCGCAGGAGCGCGGCCGGGGCCACGTCCTCCAGGGGCAGGCCACGACGAGCCGCGATCTCCTCGGGGCGAACGAGCCCCTGGAGCGCCGCGACGGTCGCGTGCACGATGTTGATCGGGTTCGACGAACCGAGCGACTTGCTCAGCACGTCGTGGATGCCGGCGCACTCGAGCACGGCGCGCACGGGGCCACCGGCGATGACACCGGTACCCGGCGAGGCCGGCTTCAGGAGCACGACGCCGGCAGCCTTCTCACCCTGGATCGGGTGCGGAATGGTGCCCTGGATACGGGGGACCTTGAAGAAGTGCTTCTTGGCCTCTTCAACACCCTTGGCGATCGCGGCCGGCACCTCCTTGGCCTTGCCGTAACCGACACCTACGGTGCCGTCGCCATCGCCCACCACGACCAGCGCGGTGAAGCTGAAGCGACGTCCACCCTTCACGACCTTGGCGACGCGATTGATCGCGACGACGCGCTCGACGTAAGCGGTCTTCTCGGCGGCTGCGCCACCATCACGTCGATCCCGCCGGTCCCGCCGCTCGCCGCCGCCGGCGCCGCCACCGCGGCGCTGGGGTCCAGCCATCAGAATGTCCTCATCTGTCGTTCGAAGCTTGTCCGGAGCAGCGGGCTCAGAAGGTGAGCCCGTTTCCGCGTGCGGCATCCGCGAGAGCGGCGATGCGACCGTGGTACCTGTTGCCACCGCGGTCGAACACGACGGCCTCGACACCCGCGGCCTTCGCGCGCTCGGCGACCAATTCGCCGACCTTGCGAGCCTGGGCGGTCTTGTCACCCTCGGCACCGCGGATGGACGGGTCCATCGTGGACGCCGAAGCGAGAGTGTGGCCGGCGATGTCGTCGATAACCTGCGCCACCATGTGACGGGTGGAGCGGCTCACGACGAGACGGGGCCGCAGCGGGGTGCCGGAAACCTTCTTCCGCACCCGGATGTGCCGGCGCTTGCGTGCGACAGACTTCTTCGCAACGCCCTTGCCGGTCTTCACGCCGACAGCCATGCCTACTTACCAGCCTTTCCGACCTTGCGGCGGATGACCTCGCCCGCGTACTTGACGCCCTTGGCCTTGTACGGGTCGGGCTTCCGCAGCTTGCGGATGTTCGCGGCGATTTCACCGACCTTCTGCTTGTCGATGCCCTCGACCGAAAAACGGGTGGGGGCCTCGACCGCGAAGGTGATGCCTTCCGGGGCCTCGACGACCACGGGGTGGCTGAATCCGAGCGCGAACTCCAGCGAGGAGCCCTTCTGCTGGACACGGTAGCCGACACCGCTGATCTCGAGCTTCTTGATGTATCCCTGGGTCACACCAGTGATCATGTTCGCCACCAGCGTCCGGGACAGCCCGTGCAGGGCCTTCGAGCGGCGCTCGTCGTCGGGACGGGTCACCGCGAGGGTGCCGTCGTCCGACTTGGCGATCTCGATCGGGGCGGCGATGGTGTGCGACAGGGAACCCTTGGGGCCCTTCACGACGACCTCGCGGCCATTGATGGTGACGTCCACACCGGTGGGAACCGGGATGGGGAGACGTCCGATGCGCGACATTGCTCTCCTTCCCTTCCCTTACCAGACGAAGGCGAGGACTTCCCCGCCCACGCCCTTCTTGGCCGCCTGCTTGTCGGTGAGGAGACCGGTCGACGTCGAGATGATCGCGACGCCGAGGCCACCGAGTACCTTCGGCAGGTTCGTGGACTTTGCGTACACCCGCAGACCGGGCTTCGACACGCGGCGGACGCCGGCGATCGAGCGCTCGCGGTTCGGGCCGTACTTGAGGACGACGGTGAGCTTCTTGCCCACCTCCGCGTCCTCGACGCGCCAGCCCTGGATGTAACCCTCCTGCTGGAGGATCTCCGCGATGTGCGACTTGATCTTGCTGAACGGCATCACGACATCGTCGTGGTATGCCGAGTTGGCGTTCCGCAGACGGGTCAGCATGTCTGCGATGGGGTCGGTCATGGTCATGACGGCCTCAAGGCCTTTCTCGCCGTGGTTTCCCGGCGTGCGATCCCTCGCCCGCCGCCGACCCGAGGGGCGGCGGCGGACGGCGACTGCGGTGCGGGACCTACGACGTCGTTACTGTTCTCGCTCCGCCCAGCGGGCGAGCGATGTGTTGCGGTAGCGGTAGCTCTCGGCCGCCGAGGCGGCCGCGGACTACCAGCTGCTCTTGGTGACGCCCGGCAGCTCGCCGGCGTGCGCCATGGTGCGCAGGCACACACGGCACAGACCGAACTTGCGGTACACCGAGTGAGGACGGCCACAGCGCTGGCAGCGCGTGTAGCCGCGAACCTCGAACTTCGGCTTGCGGGCGGCCTTTGCGATCAGGGCCTTCTTCGCCACGTCTCAGTCTCCTTGTTGCGTTCCTCAGCCGCCGAGGCGACTGCTCACGCTTCCTTGAACGGGAAGCCGAGGAGACGCAGCAGAGCGCGGCCCTCGTCGTCGTTCTTGGCGGTGGTCACCACAGTGATGTCCATGCCACGAACGCGGTCGATCTTGTCCTGGTCGATCTCGTGGAACATCGACTGCTCCGTGAGACCGAAGGTGTAGTTGCCGCGGCCGTCGAACTGCTTGGGCGAAAGCCCGCGGAAGTCACGGATACGCGGCAGGGCGATCGACAGCAGACGGTCCAGGAACTCCCACATGCGGTCGCCGCGCAGTGTAACGTGCGCGCCGATCGGCTGACCCTCGCGCAGCTTGAACTGCGCGATGGACTTGCGGGCCTTGGTGACCTGGGGCTTCTGGCCGGTGATGGCCATCAGGTCCTTGATCGCGCCGTCGATCAGCTTGGAGTCGCGGGCGGCGTCGCCCACACCCATGTTGACCACGATCTTGGTGACGCCGGGAACCTGCATGATGTTCTCGAACGAGAACTCCTCACGCAGCTTGCCCAGGATCTCCTCGCGGTAACGCTGCTTCAGACGCGGCAGTTCACGCGCCTCGGTGGTGACCGTCATCAGATGTCCTCACCGGTCCGCTTGGCGTACCGGATCTTGTTGCCCTCGTCGTCGAACCGGAAGCCGGTCCGGGTCGGGACCTTCTTACCGTCCTTCTCCACGACCAGCATCACGTTGCTGATGTGGACGGACGCTTCCTGGGTGATGATGCCGCCGGTCTTGGCACCCTTGGCGGACTGACCCACCTTGGTGTGCTTCTTGATCCGGTTGACACCCTCGACCAGGACGCGCTCCTGGGTCGGGTAGGCCGCGATGACCTTGCCCTGCTTGCCCTTGTCCTTGCCGGTGATGACCTGTACCAGGTCACCCTTCTTGATCTTCATCGCCTTCGCCATTGGTTAGAGCACCTCCGGCGCGAGCGAGATGATCTTCATGAACTTCTTCTCGCGAAGCTCACGGCCGACCGGGCCGAAAATACGGGTGCCACGGGGTTCGCCATCGTTCTTCAGGACGACGGCGGCGTTCTCGTCGAAGCGGATGTAGGAGCCGTCGACACGCCGGCGCTCCTTGACCGTCCGCACGACGACCGCCTTGATGACGTCGCCCTTCTTCACGTTGCCACCGGGGATCGCGTCCTTGACGGTGGCAACGATGACGTCCCCGATGCCCGCGTAGCGCCGGCCGGAGCCACCGAGCACACGGATGCAGAGAATCTCCTTCGCACCCGTGTTGTCGGCGACTCGCAGTCGCGACTCCTGCTGGATCACGTCTAACTCCTGATCGTCACGTCGCGGTCACGACCCACGGATGGTGGGGCGACCGGCGCTCGCTACTTGGCCTTTTCGAGGATCTCGACGATGCGCCAGCGCTTGCTGGCGGACAGCGGCCGAGTCTCCATGAGGACGACACGGTCACCGACGCCACAGGCGTTCTGCTCGTCGTGAGCCTTCAGCTTGTTCGTGCGGCGGATGACCTTGCCGTACATCGGGTGCTTCACGCGGTCCTCGACGGCGACGACGACGGTCTTGTCCATCTTGTCGCTGACGACGAGGCCCTCACGGGTCTTGCGGAATCCCCGGGCTGCTTCAGTCATCTCAGTCTTCTCGCTCACGCCGCGCCTCCGGTCTCCTGCACGTCGATGCCCAGCTCGCGCTCGCGCATCAGCGTGTAGATCCGGGCGATGTCCTTACGGACAGCCTTGAGCCGCCCGTGGTTTTCGAGCTGCCCGGTCGCCGCCTGGAAACGGAGGTTGAACAGCTCCTCCTTGGCTTCGCGGAGCTTGGCGACGATCTCCTCGTCACCGAGTTCGCGGAGCTCGGACGCCTTGGTAACGGCCGCCATCACGCCTCACCAGCCTCGCGCCGGACGATCCGGCACTTCATCGGCAGCTTGTGCACGGCGCGGGTGAGCGCCTCACGAGCCACCTTCTCGTTCGGGTACGACAGTTCGAACATCACCCGACCGGGCTTGACGTTCGCGACCCACCACTCGGGCGAGCCCTTACCGGAACCCATGCGGGTCTCGGCAGGCTTCTTGGTCAGCGGACGGTCGGGGTAGATGTTGATCCACACCTTGCCACCACGGCGGATGTGCCGGGTGATGGCGATACGAGCGGACTCGATCTGACGGTTGGTGACGTACGCCTGGCCGAGGGCCTGGATGCCGTACTCGCCGAACGCCAGTTCCGTACCGCCCTTGGCGCGGCCACCACGCTTGGGGTGGTGCTGCTTGCGGTGCTTGACCCTGCGGGGGATCAGCATCGGGGTCAGGCCTCCGATCCGGATTCGGGCGCCGAGTTCACAGCCTCGGCCGCCGGCGCGGAACCGGTGTCCGAGGAACCGGTGGCCTGCGCGTCGTTCTGCTGCGGACGTCCGCCGCGGCCACCACGGCCACCGCGCTCGCCACCACGACCGCCGCCGCCACCCTCGCCGCGGCGGGGACGCTCGGGAGCGCCACCACGGGCGGGACGGTTGCTGGCACGCGCCGCGGCGTTCTCGGCACGGACCTCGGCGATGTTCTTCACGTCGCCCTTGTAGATCCACACCTTCACACCGATGCGACCGAACGTCGTACGGGCCTCGAAGAAGCCGTAGTCGACGTTGGCGCGCAGCGTGTGCAGCGGCACCCGACCCTCGCGGTAGAACTCCGAACGGGACATCTCGGCCCCACCCAGACGACCACCGCACTGGATCTTGATGCCCTTGGCCCCGGCCTTCATGGAGCTCTGCATCGCCTTGCGCATCGCGCGGCGGAAGGACACGCGGCTCGAAAGCTGCTCGGCCACACCCTGCGCGACCAGCTGGGCGTCCACCTCGGGGTTCTTGACCTCGAGGATGTTCAGCTGGACCTGCTTGCCGGTGAGCTTCTCCAGCTCACCGCGGATGCGGTCGGCCTCCGCACCACGACGGCCGATGACGATGCCCGGCCGGGCGGTGTGGATGTCGACGCGGACGCGCTCACGGGTGCGCTCGATCTCGACCTTCGAGATCCCGGCGCGCTCCATGCCCTTCGTCATCATCTGACGAATCTTGACGTCCTCGCCGACGTAGTCCTTGTACAGCTTGTCGGCGTACCACCGGGACTTGAAGTCCGTGGTGATGCCGAGACGGAACCCGTGCGGGTTAACCTTCTGGCCCACTAGCGGGTCCTCTCCTTCTCGGCGACAACCACGGTGATGTGGCTGGTGCGCTTGCGGATGCGGTACGCCCGGCCCTGTGCCCGCGGACGGAAACGCTTGAGGGTCGGACCCTCGTCCACGTAGGCGGAGGACACGTACAGGTTGTTCGTGTCCAGGTTGTGGTTGTGACCGGCGTTGGCAATGGCGCTGTCCAGCACCTTGCCGACCGGCTCACTCGCGGCCTGCGGGGCGAATCGCAGGACCGCCTGGGCCTCCGCGGCGTTCATGCCACGGATGAGGTCCACCACACGGCGGGCCTTCATGGGCGTGACGCGGATGTACCGCGCCTGAGCCCTGGCTTCCATCGACGTCCCCTTGCTCATCTCGATATCCATGCGATTCGCCGCGTCAGCGACGACGCGACTTCCGGTCGTCCTTCTCGTGACCGCGGAAGGTCCGAGTCGGCGCGAACTCGCCGAGCTTGTGGCCGACCATCGACTCGGTCACGAACACCGGGACGTGCTTGCGGCCGTCGTGCACCGCGATCGTGTGGCCCAACATCGCCGGGACGATCATCGAGCGGCGGGACCAGGTCTTGATGACGTTCTTGGTTCCCTTGTCGTTCTGTACGTCCACCTTCTTGATGAGGTGGCCGTCGACGAAGGGTCCCTTCTTCAGACTGCGCGGCATCGAGACTGCTCCTAGCGCTTCTTGTTCGTCTTGCGGCGGCGGATGATGAGCTTGTCGCTGGCCTTCTTCGGCCGACGAGTACGACCCTCGGGCTTGCCCCAGGGGCTCACCGGGTGGCGACCACCGGAGGTCTTGCCCTCACCACCACCGTGCGGGTGGTCGATGGGGTTCATCGCCACACCGCGGACGGTCGGGCGCTTGCCCTTCCAGCGCATGCGACCGGCCTTGCCCCAGTTGATGTTCGACTGCTCGGCATTGCCGATCTCGCCGACCGTCGCCCGGCAGCGCACGTCCACCAGGCGAATCTCGCCCGAGGGCATGCGGAGGGTCGCGTGGGCGCCCTCCTTCGCCAGCAGCTGCACGCTGACACCCGCGGAACGGGCGATCTTCGCGCCGCCACCGGGCCGGAGCTCGATGGCGTGGATGACCGTACCGACCGGGATGTTCCGGAGCGGCATGTTGTTGCCCGGCTTGATGTCGGCGCCCGGACCGTTCTCGATCCGGTCGCCCTGCTTCAGCTTGTTCGGGCACAGGATGTAGCGCTTCTCGCCGTCCGCGTAGTGCAGGAGAGCGATGCGCGCGGTGCGGTTCGGGTCGTACTCGATGTGCGCGACCTTGGCCGGAACGCCGTCCTTGTCGTTGCGCCGGAAGTCGATCAGTCGGTACGCGCGCTTGTGTCCGCCACCCTGGTGGCGAGCGGTCACGCGGCCGTGGTTGTTACGACCACCCTTGCTGTGCAGAGGGCGGACCAGCGACTTCTCCGGCTCGGACCGCGTGATCTCGACGAAGTCGGCGACGCTGGCGCCACGACGGCCCGGCGTCGTCGGCTTGTACTTGCGGATGCCCATGGCTTCTCTTAGTCCTCGTCCGTATCAGCGGCCGTCAGCCGACGGGTCCACCGAAGATGTCGATCCGCTCGCCCTCTGCAAGGGTGACGATCGCGCGCTTCGTGTCCTTGCGCTTGCCGAAACCGGTCTTGGTGCGCTTGCGCTTGCCGACGCGGTTGATCGTGTTGACGCTTTCGACCTTGACCCCGAAGACCGCGATGACGGCCTGCTTGATCTGGGTCTTGTTGGCGTCGGGGTGCACGATGAACGTGTACTTGTTCTCGTCGATGAGCCCGTAGCTCTTCTCCGAGATCACCGGCTTCAGCAGCACGTCGCGCGGGTCGGTGTAGGTCTTGCTGGTGACCTTCGTCGTGCTCTCGACGGTG includes these proteins:
- the rpmC gene encoding 50S ribosomal protein L29 → MAAVTKASELRELGDEEIVAKLREAKEELFNLRFQAATGQLENHGRLKAVRKDIARIYTLMRERELGIDVQETGGAA
- the rplP gene encoding 50S ribosomal protein L16 produces the protein MLIPRRVKHRKQHHPKRGGRAKGGTELAFGEYGIQALGQAYVTNRQIESARIAITRHIRRGGKVWINIYPDRPLTKKPAETRMGSGKGSPEWWVANVKPGRVMFELSYPNEKVAREALTRAVHKLPMKCRIVRREAGEA
- a CDS encoding adenylate kinase, with product MRIVLVGPPGAGKGTQAQYIAANLSIPAVSTGDIFRANVSQGTPLGREAKTYMDAGNLVPDEVTIGMVRERLAQPDVAGGFLLDGFPRNTAQAKVLDEILAENDTELDVVLELKVDDSEIIQRISGRRQCRANGHVCHILTDAPKVAGICDECGSELYQRDDDREETVRHRLDVYKEQTEPLVGYYSERNLLLPIQATGPVKEVTERAMTALREFGA
- the rplO gene encoding 50S ribosomal protein L15 — its product is MGADNPLKVHHLRPAPGAKTAKTRVGRGEGSKGKTAGRGTKGTKARYQVPARFEGGQMPLHMRLPKLKGFKNPFRVEFQVVNLDKIESLYPNGGEVTVEGLIEKGAVRKNLPVKVLGTGEISVAVQVKAHAFSGSAKTKIAAAGGSADELSV
- the rplB gene encoding 50S ribosomal protein L2; protein product: MGIRKYKPTTPGRRGASVADFVEITRSEPEKSLVRPLHSKGGRNNHGRVTARHQGGGHKRAYRLIDFRRNDKDGVPAKVAHIEYDPNRTARIALLHYADGEKRYILCPNKLKQGDRIENGPGADIKPGNNMPLRNIPVGTVIHAIELRPGGGAKIARSAGVSVQLLAKEGAHATLRMPSGEIRLVDVRCRATVGEIGNAEQSNINWGKAGRMRWKGKRPTVRGVAMNPIDHPHGGGEGKTSGGRHPVSPWGKPEGRTRRPKKASDKLIIRRRKTNKKR
- the rpsC gene encoding 30S ribosomal protein S3 gives rise to the protein MGQKVNPHGFRLGITTDFKSRWYADKLYKDYVGEDVKIRQMMTKGMERAGISKVEIERTRERVRVDIHTARPGIVIGRRGAEADRIRGELEKLTGKQVQLNILEVKNPEVDAQLVAQGVAEQLSSRVSFRRAMRKAMQSSMKAGAKGIKIQCGGRLGGAEMSRSEFYREGRVPLHTLRANVDYGFFEARTTFGRIGVKVWIYKGDVKNIAEVRAENAAARASNRPARGGAPERPRRGEGGGGGRGGERGGRGGRGGRPQQNDAQATGSSDTGSAPAAEAVNSAPESGSEA
- the secY gene encoding preprotein translocase subunit SecY, with protein sequence MLTAFARAFRTPDLRKKLLFTLAIIVLFRIGSHIPVPGVSFEMVRSCVEDSNKNSLFGLVNMFSGGALLQLTIFALGIMPYITASIILQLLTVVIPRLEALKKEGQAGTAKITQYTRYLTIALSVLQATALIATARSGALFSSARSATCDPQGIVPDDSLFRVIVMVVVMTAGTSTIMWLGELITDRGIGNGMSILMFVSVAAGFPAALWTIKEQGTIGDGWIPFFTVIAIGLVMVGLVVFVEQAQRRIPVQYAKRMIGRRAYGGTSTYIPLKVNQAGIIPVIFASSLLYIPALIAQFSGGKSDWAVWIERHFVKGDHPLYMITYFLLIVFFAFFYVAITFNPEEVADNMKKYGGFIPGIRAGRPTAEYLNYILTRITWPGSLYLGMIALVPSIALVLFNANQNFPFGGTSILIIVGVGLETVKQIESQLQQRNYEGFLR
- the rpsH gene encoding 30S ribosomal protein S8, with protein sequence MTMTDPIADMLTRLRNANSAYHDDVVMPFSKIKSHIAEILQQEGYIQGWRVEDAEVGKKLTVVLKYGPNRERSIAGVRRVSKPGLRVYAKSTNLPKVLGGLGVAIISTSTGLLTDKQAAKKGVGGEVLAFVW
- the rplF gene encoding 50S ribosomal protein L6, encoding MSRIGRLPIPVPTGVDVTINGREVVVKGPKGSLSHTIAAPIEIAKSDDGTLAVTRPDDERRSKALHGLSRTLVANMITGVTQGYIKKLEISGVGYRVQQKGSSLEFALGFSHPVVVEAPEGITFAVEAPTRFSVEGIDKQKVGEIAANIRKLRKPDPYKAKGVKYAGEVIRRKVGKAGK
- the rpsS gene encoding 30S ribosomal protein S19, which encodes MPRSLKKGPFVDGHLIKKVDVQNDKGTKNVIKTWSRRSMIVPAMLGHTIAVHDGRKHVPVFVTESMVGHKLGEFAPTRTFRGHEKDDRKSRRR
- a CDS encoding type Z 30S ribosomal protein S14, producing the protein MAKKALIAKAARKPKFEVRGYTRCQRCGRPHSVYRKFGLCRVCLRTMAHAGELPGVTKSSW
- the rplR gene encoding 50S ribosomal protein L18 — its product is MAVGVKTGKGVAKKSVARKRRHIRVRKKVSGTPLRPRLVVSRSTRHMVAQVIDDIAGHTLASASTMDPSIRGAEGDKTAQARKVGELVAERAKAAGVEAVVFDRGGNRYHGRIAALADAARGNGLTF
- the rpsQ gene encoding 30S ribosomal protein S17 — encoded protein: MSEKTEMTEAARGFRKTREGLVVSDKMDKTVVVAVEDRVKHPMYGKVIRRTNKLKAHDEQNACGVGDRVVLMETRPLSASKRWRIVEILEKAK
- the rplN gene encoding 50S ribosomal protein L14, coding for MIQQESRLRVADNTGAKEILCIRVLGGSGRRYAGIGDVIVATVKDAIPGGNVKKGDVIKAVVVRTVKERRRVDGSYIRFDENAAVVLKNDGEPRGTRIFGPVGRELREKKFMKIISLAPEVL
- the rpsE gene encoding 30S ribosomal protein S5 gives rise to the protein MAGPQRRGGGAGGGERRDRRDRRDGGAAAEKTAYVERVVAINRVAKVVKGGRRFSFTALVVVGDGDGTVGVGYGKAKEVPAAIAKGVEEAKKHFFKVPRIQGTIPHPIQGEKAAGVVLLKPASPGTGVIAGGPVRAVLECAGIHDVLSKSLGSSNPINIVHATVAALQGLVRPEEIAARRGLPLEDVAPAALLRARAGVGA
- the rplV gene encoding 50S ribosomal protein L22, yielding MEARAQARYIRVTPMKARRVVDLIRGMNAAEAQAVLRFAPQAASEPVGKVLDSAIANAGHNHNLDTNNLYVSSAYVDEGPTLKRFRPRAQGRAYRIRKRTSHITVVVAEKERTR
- the rpmD gene encoding 50S ribosomal protein L30 yields the protein MARLKVTQTRSKIGGRQNQRDTLRSLGLKRVHDVVVKEDRPEIRGMIATVSHLVTVEEVD
- the rplE gene encoding 50S ribosomal protein L5; the protein is MTVTTEARELPRLKQRYREEILGKLREEFSFENIMQVPGVTKIVVNMGVGDAARDSKLIDGAIKDLMAITGQKPQVTKARKSIAQFKLREGQPIGAHVTLRGDRMWEFLDRLLSIALPRIRDFRGLSPKQFDGRGNYTFGLTEQSMFHEIDQDKIDRVRGMDITVVTTAKNDDEGRALLRLLGFPFKEA
- the rplW gene encoding 50S ribosomal protein L23 codes for the protein MSTDTVESTTKVTSKTYTDPRDVLLKPVISEKSYGLIDENKYTFIVHPDANKTQIKQAVIAVFGVKVESVNTINRVGKRKRTKTGFGKRKDTKRAIVTLAEGERIDIFGGPVG
- the rplX gene encoding 50S ribosomal protein L24 → MKIKKGDLVQVITGKDKGKQGKVIAAYPTQERVLVEGVNRIKKHTKVGQSAKGAKTGGIITQEASVHISNVMLVVEKDGKKVPTRTGFRFDDEGNKIRYAKRTGEDI